The genomic interval CGGCCCGAAGTGTCAGGATCACATATTTGATAGTCGTTTGTAAAGTCAGGGTCCAGATGATACAGGATATACCACCGATAACCAGGAGGTCGCTTACAGGGTTATTGCCTACAATTGCCTTGAAAACGTATAACGGAGAGGTTCCAATGTCACCGTAGATAATACCCAAAGCTACTACTAAACCGGCCAGGCTTACCCTGTTAATGTCTTTTCTCACGAAATATGTATTTAATAAAAAAGCCACCAAAGTTAGGTGGAATTGCGCAGATGTACAAATATCAAAAAATACGCTTATAAAAAAACCCCGTCTCGGTTCGCGAGACGGGGCCTTATATCTTCTCAGTGAGACACTATTAGTTAGCAGGAGCTAAATCAACAGTTGAAGACTCACCAGGAGTGTTTTGTTTGATGAAGCGACCGCGATCGATACCTTGTTTATCAGCCAGGTAGTCGATAACTGCATCTACTCTTCTGCTGCTCAGGTCTACACCACCTTTTTTACCTTTAGCACCAGCGTGACCGGTAACCAGGATGTTGCAGGATGGGTTAGATTTCAGTGTGCTGGCAACGCTTGCCAGGATAGCTTCGTTGTCAGTTGCAACTTTGGTAGAGCTACCTTTGAAGCTTACGCTAGGCAGAACCAGTGTGTTACAAGCAGCTTCTGGTTTGATGTTTTTGCAGCACTCAGGATCTGGGCATTTACCAACACCATCAGCGTCAACTGGCTGGCAGTAAGTTGGAGTAACCAGTTGTTTATCCTTGAAGTCAGGAACACCGTCACCATCAGTATCTTTAGCTACACCGTGAACATCAACTGGAGCACCAGCTGGTGTGTTAGGCTCACGATCAAACTGGTCAGTAACACCATCACCATCAGCATCAGGCAGTACCGGAGTAGGCAGCTTCATGTGACGAGGAGCGCTCAGTTCGTTGTAAGCATAGTTCAGCGGATTTACCCACCATAATGGCTCAACGCGTTTAGCGGAGTTACCCAGGTTGAAGTTCAGACGGATGCTGGTATAGCTGAAAGCGTCTTTGTGGTTGCTATATGGAGAGGAATAACCGTCCAGATAGTCATCAAAGTATAAAGTATATTTCTCTTCGATACCGATGTTGAAACGTTTAGAAATTCTGTACGCGATTCCGGTACCGAAATCAGCGCCATGACGCCACAGCTGGTTGTTGTCTTTACGACCGATGTTACCTCTGTTACCCTGAGATGGAGCGTTCTGCTCGTAATCTCCGTCTAACAGGTTTTTCAGCTGATCCTTGATGTCTTTACGAGGAGCGGAGAAGTTGATGTTGCTGTAGTTGTAAGCTGCATTACCGTTCAACGCATCTACGTCAACGTCGATCAGACCTAAGCTATAACCACCGAATACATACCAGTTGATCTTAGGCTGTGCCTTATAGAACAGGATGTTGCTCAGAGAAGCCATCAGGTCAAAAGACAGCTGGTGAGAAGCTGTTTTATAGTTAGCTACGATCATACCGTTGTTAGCAGCTGCAGTAGTTGCCCATGCATTGCTACCAGTGGTGATCGCTGGCCTTAATCTGTAGTCCAGACCTTTATCGAAAGAACCGGTGTATTCAGCTCTTACAGAGATAGTATGACCCAGAGATTTTCTCAGGGAGATACCACCACCAAAACCTGGTCTGGCTGGGATTGTACCATTGATCAGGTGAAGACCACCATGGAAACCTAATTCCCACATGTCGCGAGGTTTCGCAGGGAAATCATACTGGTGGTTGGAAAAGTTGTTCTGTTGGGCCTGTCTTGACGCTGGTACCTTGCTTGAATCCAGGGCATCATAAACAGGGGTAACTTGTGCAAAACTGGAGGACGCCGCTAGGAGACTCATAGCGCCTGCCAGTAATAAGTACTTTTTGCTTGCCATAATTGTTTTCTATTTAAAAACTGTTAAAAATTTACTAATAACCCGTTTTTTTACCCAGCAAAGGTAAAATTCTCAAATGAATATTCAAATTTTTGTTACAATATTATTTTCATTGATAACTAGTTAACTACTAGTGCTTAGGCAAAACAAATGTTATACCTTAATTTGCCTTGGTATATAACGAATAAGCATATTTGTTATAACTAAAACAAAGTAATGTTAAAGTTATGTTACACCCATATATACAAATTAGGGGCCAAATTGTTAAAATTTGACATTTTAAGCATAGCTTAGCAATCTTTTTAAAGCACCTATGGACGAAATTAAACACCTGATCAGTAAGGAATTACAGGATTTTGAAAGCAAATTCGCTGACGCTGTAAAAAGCCATGTCCCCCTTTTGGACAGGATCATGCATTACATCGTTAAACGTAAAGGCAAACAGATCAGACCCATGTTTGTGCTTTTATCTGCCAAACTCTTTAATAATAATATACAGGAAAGCACATATCATGCCGCAGCCTTCGTAGAATTGCTCCATACGGCAACACTTGTCCACGACGATGTGGTGGATGATGCCAATGAAAGACGGGGCTTCTTTTCCATCAATGCACTGTGGAAAAACAAGATAGCCGTTTTGGTAGGAGACTATCTCCTGTCCAAAGGCTTACTACTTTCAGTAAACAACAATGAGTTCAAAGCCTTAAAGATCCTTTCAGAAGCCGTAAGGGAAATGAGCGAGGGCGAGCTCCTGCAGATAGAAAAGACCCGCAAGCTTAATATTAAAGAAGATATCTACTTTGAGATCATCCGCCGGAAAACAGCTTCTCTCCTCGCCTCTGCCTGCGCTGCTGGCGCCTGGAGCACTACCAACAACGATGAAACGACAGAGAAAATGCGTCTCTTCGGCGAAAAAGTAGGTGTGGCCTTCCAGATCAAAGACGACCTTTTCGATTATGGCTCCGATAAAATAGGCAAACCTACAGGGATTGATATACGGGAAAAGAAAATGACCCTTCCCCTTATTTATACCCTGGAACATGCCACACCAGATATCAGGAGACGTATTATTAATATCGTCAAAAATCACAATACCGATAAAGAACGCGTCGCCGAAGTAATTGAACTGGTTAAAAAATCCGGCGGTATCGAATATACACAACAGAAAATGTTCGAGTACCGCGACGATGCTTTGGCCATCCTCCACAGCTTTCCTGACAATGAGATCAGGGCCGGCCTGGAAACATTGGTAAGATATACTACAGATCGTACTTTTTAACCAATAAAAACTTATCTTCCGAGAACAGAACACTATTCGAACAACTTTAGATACTAACTCACGCATTAATGCAAAAACGCTGGACAGTCCGATCTTATCAACCGAAACAGGAAGCATTGCTCCAGTCGTCTTTGCGCATTCACCCTTTACTATGCAGATTGCTGGTGCAAAGGGGCATGCATACCTACGATGAATCACGCCTGTTCTTCCGGCCTACCCTTACAGACCTGCACGATCCCTGGCTGATGAAAGACATGGATAAAGCAGTCTCCCGTATTGAACAGGCCTTTTTCAGAAATGAAAAGATCCTCGTTTTCGGCGACTATGACGTGGATGGTACCACTGCTGTAGCTACTGTTTTTGACTTTCTGCATTCTTTATATAATAACATCGAATTTTATATCCCTCACCGCTATAAAGAAGGATACGGCATTTCCAAACAAGGTATCGAATACGCCAGGGATAATGAATTCACCCTGGTCATTGCACTGGACTGCGGCATCAAAGCCATTGACCAGATCACCTGGGCAGCCGGCAATGGCATTGATTTTATCATCTGCGATCACCACCTGCCCGACGCTATATTGCCACCGGCAGTGGCCATCCTCAACCCAAAGCAATACGATTGCCCTTATCCATATAAAGAGTTAAGCGGCTGCGGCATCGGCTATAAACTGATCTCCGCCTTTGCACAGAAAAGAGGTGTGCCAGATGAAAAAGTTCATAAATACCTGGACCTGGTAGCCACCAGTATCGCCGCCGACATTGTACCGATGACCGGAGAGAACCGCGTGCTGGCCTTTCATGGCTTAAAGAAAGTAAACGCTGATCCGCTTCCCGGTATACAGGCATTGATAGAATTAAGCGGGTTGAAAGAGCAGCTGACCATCTCCAATCTTGTATTTGTAATAGCGCCACGCGTCAATGCTGCCGGCAGAATGGACGATGCAAGAAAAGCAGTGAACCTCTTCGTGGAAACTGATAAGGAAAAAGCAATGGAGATCGCCAAAGTGCTGCATGCCGACAATTTCGACAGGAAAGAAATAGACGGCAACATCACCAAAGAAGCAGTTGAATTATTGCAGAACGATCTTACACTGCAGGATAAAAAATCCACCGTTCTATATAAACCCGATTGGCATAAAGGCGTAGTAGGCATCGTTGCCTCCCGCCTGATCGACAAATATTATTATCGCCCTACCATTATTCTTACACTGAGTAACGATAGAGTGGCAGGTTCTGCACGCTCCGTTACCGGTTTCAATGTATACGAAGCCATTCACCAATGCAAGGAGCTCCTGGAGAATTATGGCGGTCATTTTTATGCGGCAGGTATGACATTAAAACCTGAAAATGTTACTGCATTCCAAAAGAAATTTGAAGAAGTAGTGGCCACTACCATTGATCCCGATTTGCTGGTACCGGAAATACTGATCGATACCGAGATCCAACTGAAAGATATTACCCCCGCTTTTTTCAATATCCTGCGGCAATTTGAACCACTGGGACCGGAAAACCTGCGTCCCGTTTTCCTCGTCAGGAATGTAGTTGACAGTGGTTATTCAAGGCTTGTAAAGGATGAACATATTAAGTTCTCCGTAAAACAGGGCAAATCTCCTAACGCATTAACGGGCATAGGTTTCTACATGTCCGAAAAATTCCACATTGTCAACAGTAAACAGCCCTTCGATATGGTATTTACCATCGATGAAAACGAATGGAACGGTAAAATGAACCTGCAATTAAAAGTTATTGACATCAGGACCACCACTAAGTAATAATACTTATTCTCTCTCTTCTTCCGTATTGTTTAACCTGCTATAACAGTCTACCGTTTCTGTTGTAACAGCCAGGTATATAACGTACTATCTGCATATGCTTTTGTCCAGGCATCATGCCCGCCTGTTGCATTTTCTGTGTACTTAACCAGCTTGCTTCCACACGTCTTCAATGCATTTACCATGTCTCGCGAGCCGGCTACACTTACCGTCGGATCATTGGCATTATGAAAGGCCCATACCTGCATATTTTTCAGTACACAAGCCTGCGACGGTGTACCTGCACCGCTGATCGGCACAATAGCTGCAAACTTCTGAGGGCTGGCCTGCGCCCAGTTCCAGGTGCCGTAGCCGCCCATACTTAATCCTGTCAAATAAACACGCGCACTGTCTACATGATACTTCTTCAGCACTTCCTTATACAGCTGTTGTAAGACATCGGTATTCCACCAGGATGCAGTACACTGGGGAGCGATCATCACAAACTGCTTTCCTGTTACCACTTTTGGCAGCCCTACTTTTCTGATCACGTTGATATCGGTTCCTATCTCCCCCACTCCATGCAGGAAGATCACAACGGGCCATTTATATGCTTTTTTCTCGTTGTAAGTATCGGGAACATACAGCAGATAATCGTCGATGTTGCCACCTTTATAGTCCATTGTCTTTACGGTGATGCCCGGGGTCTGAGGGTCAAACACGTCTTCTTTGGGAGGATCGGGTATCGTATCAGTTCCATTACCGCCGGGTGTTGCGGCTTCATTCTTTTTGGAGCAGGCTACTATATTACCTAAAGAAACAAGCAGTAGCACATAAATAAATCTCTTAATTGTTCTTCTTTTCATATGTGTGGCATAAATGAAAAATCCCGCCTCATGTGCTATGAGACGGGATCCGGGTTGTTATTTCTTATTGCAAACCTACTACATTGTTGCTTTACAATAGCAGATTAATTCTTCTTTTCTGCACTCATCAACTCAACACTTCTATTCACAAATGCGGTAAGATCGGCGCCTGTCAGCAGGTTCTGTGATAATAACGCAAGATCTGCCAGGTTTCGTACCTGCTTCTGCTGTTTATCATTATCATTTTCTTCGAGGATCTGCAGATAGATAGGATGGTTTGCGTTGATGGTCATATTGATCTCATCCGGCATGTTTGCATACCAGCTCATACCGCTTCCGCCTACTGCCGCCATATCTTTCATACGACGCATGAATTCCGGACGGGTTACAATCACCGGCTGTGCATCTGCGCTCAGACCTTTCAGTTCCACCTTCACATGCTGCTGCGGAATATGCTGGAACAATTCCTTCAGTTTTGATTCCTGGTCGGATGTCAATACACTTTCAGATTTTTCGTCTTTATCCACCAGGTTATCAGCTATATCAGCATCCACACGGGTGAACATCATGCTATCCCATCTTGGCTCCATATTGTTGATGAACGCAGCATCTACAATAGTATCCAGCTTCACGATCTTATATCCCTTGTTCTTTGCCGCCTGTATGTAGCTATCCTGCTGCACTGCATTTGTTGCATACAATACGACCAGCTTTCCATCTTTATTGGTCTGCAAAGCACTTGTTTCCTGTTTATATTCTTCCAGTGTATAGAACTTGCCTTCCTCTGTGATATCTTCCATGATCAGGAATTTGTTCCCTTTCTCCTGGAATTTATCATCAGTCATCATACCATATTTTGCAAACAGGCCGATGGATTCCCATTTCTCTTCAAAGCTCTTACGATCATTACGGAAGATCTCATCCAGTTTATCAGCTACTTTCTTGGTGATATAAGTGCTGATCTTTTTCACATTCGGATCGCCCTGCAGATAACTGCGGCTTACGTTCAGCGGAATATCCGGACTGTCTATCACACCATGCAGCAACATCAGGAATTCAGGAACGATATCCTTTACTTCATCCGTTACGAATACCTGGTTGGAATACAGGCTGATCTTATCCTTCTGTACCTCAAAAGTCTTGCTGATCTTAGGGAAATACAGGATACCTGTCAGGTTGAACGGATAATCCACATTCAGATGGATCCAGAACAAAGGCGCTTCTGCGTATGGATATAATTCTTTGTAGAAATTCTGGTAATCTTCCGGTGTCAGGTCGCTCGGCTTCTTGGTCCATGCGGGACTGGTATTATTCAGCTGTTTGTCTGCAAATTTTACAGGTACAGGCAGGAATTTACAGAACTTCTCCAGCATGGTCTGAATACGGTGCTCATCCAGGAACTCTTCACTTTCTTCGTTAATATGCAGCACAATGTCAGTACCACGGCTTTCCTTCGTGGTTTCTTCCAGCATATATTCAGGGCTGCCATCACATTCCCAGCGCACAGCAGGTGCATCTTCTTTGTGTGACTTAGAGAAGATCTCCACCTGGTTACTTACCATGAAGGAAGAATAGAAACCGAGACCGAAGTGACCAATGATATTAGCGCCGTCTGTCTGGCCTTTGTATTTTTTCAGGAATTCTTCTGCACCGGAGAAAGCTACCTGGTTAATGTATTTGTCTACTTCTTCGGCGGTCATACCCACTCCCATATCGGAAATGGTCAGCGTCTTTTTCTCTTTATCCAGCTTCACTGTAATTTCAGGGGTGCCCAGCTCACCTTTAAACTCTCCGACACTAGCCAGGGTTTTTAGCTTCTGTGTAGCGTCAACCGCATTGCTCACCAGCTCGCGGATGAAGATCTCATGGTCTGAATAGAGGAATTTTTTGATAATGGGGAAAATGTTCTCTGTCTGAACACGTATTGCTCCTTTCTGCATGGGTGTCAAAATTTTTAATTCTCCCTGACAAAGGATATGCCAGCAGACATTAAGCTGACAAACTGTCTGCGAGAAGAGAAAAACAGGGCTCCTGCGTGCCGCTCCCTGTTCGATGCGCCTTCGTCGCTTATTCGTTGCTTCTTCGACCAATGCATGCCCGTATGCAGAAATGGCATTTTTTCCGCCCGCCGGCTTAACAAATAAATCATATGAACGGTCCCTCAACTCTAGGACAATTATTGTAGTTTTAATGTCCTGACCCCGGTGACATGTTGAGATGTATGTTTTACCCAAACCCTCTTTCTAAATCGCTGTTTTTATATGAAAAGACCTTTACTCCTTTTCTTTACCGCAGTTTGTTTTGCCAATGCCAGCGCGCAAACGCAACCTGCTGCCCAGACACTGCCTTATCAGCAGCCATTCAGCACCTTAGCGCCCTCATCCACCACCTATCCGGATGGATGGCAGGGCTGGACACTTTCCGGATCGCCCTCTGGCAGTTTTAATGTGCTGCCACCCGCCTCTGACAAAGCGCTTGTAACAGGCAGCGCTTCCAGCACGGCTAATGGCGTATACAATTACTCCGGGAAACTGGGCTTCCTCAATAGCGGTAGTGTGGATAACTCCCTGGTACTGGCCCTGAACACCAGCGGCCAGACCAACATCGCTTTTCAGTATGATGTGATGACGCTGCGTAACCCTTACGACGGTACCAGCAACACCCGCATCAACGAAGTAACCCTGCAGTACCGTATCGGGAACACCGGTAATTTTACCAATATCACCGGCGTGGAATACCAGAATGGTACCACCCAGCAAACCGGTTCCGGCGTGACCACGCCACTGGATTCCGCTCATC from Chitinophaga filiformis carries:
- the recJ gene encoding single-stranded-DNA-specific exonuclease RecJ — its product is MQKRWTVRSYQPKQEALLQSSLRIHPLLCRLLVQRGMHTYDESRLFFRPTLTDLHDPWLMKDMDKAVSRIEQAFFRNEKILVFGDYDVDGTTAVATVFDFLHSLYNNIEFYIPHRYKEGYGISKQGIEYARDNEFTLVIALDCGIKAIDQITWAAGNGIDFIICDHHLPDAILPPAVAILNPKQYDCPYPYKELSGCGIGYKLISAFAQKRGVPDEKVHKYLDLVATSIAADIVPMTGENRVLAFHGLKKVNADPLPGIQALIELSGLKEQLTISNLVFVIAPRVNAAGRMDDARKAVNLFVETDKEKAMEIAKVLHADNFDRKEIDGNITKEAVELLQNDLTLQDKKSTVLYKPDWHKGVVGIVASRLIDKYYYRPTIILTLSNDRVAGSARSVTGFNVYEAIHQCKELLENYGGHFYAAGMTLKPENVTAFQKKFEEVVATTIDPDLLVPEILIDTEIQLKDITPAFFNILRQFEPLGPENLRPVFLVRNVVDSGYSRLVKDEHIKFSVKQGKSPNALTGIGFYMSEKFHIVNSKQPFDMVFTIDENEWNGKMNLQLKVIDIRTTTK
- the htpG gene encoding molecular chaperone HtpG, whose protein sequence is MQKGAIRVQTENIFPIIKKFLYSDHEIFIRELVSNAVDATQKLKTLASVGEFKGELGTPEITVKLDKEKKTLTISDMGVGMTAEEVDKYINQVAFSGAEEFLKKYKGQTDGANIIGHFGLGFYSSFMVSNQVEIFSKSHKEDAPAVRWECDGSPEYMLEETTKESRGTDIVLHINEESEEFLDEHRIQTMLEKFCKFLPVPVKFADKQLNNTSPAWTKKPSDLTPEDYQNFYKELYPYAEAPLFWIHLNVDYPFNLTGILYFPKISKTFEVQKDKISLYSNQVFVTDEVKDIVPEFLMLLHGVIDSPDIPLNVSRSYLQGDPNVKKISTYITKKVADKLDEIFRNDRKSFEEKWESIGLFAKYGMMTDDKFQEKGNKFLIMEDITEEGKFYTLEEYKQETSALQTNKDGKLVVLYATNAVQQDSYIQAAKNKGYKIVKLDTIVDAAFINNMEPRWDSMMFTRVDADIADNLVDKDEKSESVLTSDQESKLKELFQHIPQQHVKVELKGLSADAQPVIVTRPEFMRRMKDMAAVGGSGMSWYANMPDEINMTINANHPIYLQILEENDNDKQQKQVRNLADLALLSQNLLTGADLTAFVNRSVELMSAEKKN
- a CDS encoding alpha/beta hydrolase-fold protein, translating into MKRRTIKRFIYVLLLVSLGNIVACSKKNEAATPGGNGTDTIPDPPKEDVFDPQTPGITVKTMDYKGGNIDDYLLYVPDTYNEKKAYKWPVVIFLHGVGEIGTDINVIRKVGLPKVVTGKQFVMIAPQCTASWWNTDVLQQLYKEVLKKYHVDSARVYLTGLSMGGYGTWNWAQASPQKFAAIVPISGAGTPSQACVLKNMQVWAFHNANDPTVSVAGSRDMVNALKTCGSKLVKYTENATGGHDAWTKAYADSTLYTWLLQQKR
- a CDS encoding polyprenyl synthetase family protein → MDEIKHLISKELQDFESKFADAVKSHVPLLDRIMHYIVKRKGKQIRPMFVLLSAKLFNNNIQESTYHAAAFVELLHTATLVHDDVVDDANERRGFFSINALWKNKIAVLVGDYLLSKGLLLSVNNNEFKALKILSEAVREMSEGELLQIEKTRKLNIKEDIYFEIIRRKTASLLASACAAGAWSTTNNDETTEKMRLFGEKVGVAFQIKDDLFDYGSDKIGKPTGIDIREKKMTLPLIYTLEHATPDIRRRIINIVKNHNTDKERVAEVIELVKKSGGIEYTQQKMFEYRDDALAILHSFPDNEIRAGLETLVRYTTDRTF
- a CDS encoding OmpA family protein — translated: MASKKYLLLAGAMSLLAASSSFAQVTPVYDALDSSKVPASRQAQQNNFSNHQYDFPAKPRDMWELGFHGGLHLINGTIPARPGFGGGISLRKSLGHTISVRAEYTGSFDKGLDYRLRPAITTGSNAWATTAAANNGMIVANYKTASHQLSFDLMASLSNILFYKAQPKINWYVFGGYSLGLIDVDVDALNGNAAYNYSNINFSAPRKDIKDQLKNLLDGDYEQNAPSQGNRGNIGRKDNNQLWRHGADFGTGIAYRISKRFNIGIEEKYTLYFDDYLDGYSSPYSNHKDAFSYTSIRLNFNLGNSAKRVEPLWWVNPLNYAYNELSAPRHMKLPTPVLPDADGDGVTDQFDREPNTPAGAPVDVHGVAKDTDGDGVPDFKDKQLVTPTYCQPVDADGVGKCPDPECCKNIKPEAACNTLVLPSVSFKGSSTKVATDNEAILASVASTLKSNPSCNILVTGHAGAKGKKGGVDLSSRRVDAVIDYLADKQGIDRGRFIKQNTPGESSTVDLAPAN